A single Comamonas sp. NLF-1-9 DNA region contains:
- a CDS encoding YifB family Mg chelatase-like AAA ATPase gives MSLALVQSRALLGLAAPAVTVEVHLANGLPAFTLVGLADVEVKEARERVRAAILNSGLEFPSNKRITVNLAPADLPKDSGRFDLPIALGLLAASGQLDGARLAGWEFAGELSLSGQLRSVRGALATALALRSQGEAARLVLPLDSAREAALVPDAPIYGAEHLLDVVAQFLPPGAEGQAGEPGGWQRVLPAPVADAEPGPDLADVKGQAAARRALEIAAAGGHGLLLAGPPGSGKSMLAQRFASILPPMTVQEALESAAVASLAGRFTPARWMRRPTGSPHHSASAVALVGGGSPPRPGEISLAHHGVLFLDEFPEFARSALEALREPLESGHITIARAAQRAEFPARFQLVAAMNPCPCGFAGSRQRACRCTPEQIARYQGKLSGPLLDRIDLHVEVPHLPAEELLGAPPGEPSAAVRARVVAARERALARQGGPNQTLSGQALQDAAGLDEAASRFLQTAATRLAWSARATHRALKVARTIADLGGSEHVGLAHVGEAIQYRRVLTAK, from the coding sequence ATGAGCCTTGCCCTGGTTCAAAGCCGCGCCCTGCTGGGCCTGGCTGCGCCCGCCGTCACCGTCGAGGTGCACTTGGCCAACGGCCTGCCGGCGTTCACGCTGGTCGGCCTGGCCGACGTGGAAGTGAAGGAGGCGCGCGAGCGCGTGCGCGCCGCCATCCTGAACAGCGGACTGGAGTTCCCGTCGAACAAGCGCATCACGGTGAACCTGGCGCCGGCCGATCTGCCCAAGGATTCAGGCCGTTTTGATCTGCCGATCGCGCTGGGCCTGCTCGCGGCCAGCGGGCAGCTGGACGGCGCGCGCCTGGCCGGCTGGGAGTTTGCCGGCGAGCTCTCGCTGTCCGGACAGTTGCGCAGCGTGCGCGGCGCGCTGGCCACCGCGCTGGCGCTGCGCAGCCAGGGCGAGGCGGCGCGCCTGGTGCTGCCGCTGGACAGCGCCCGCGAGGCCGCGCTGGTGCCCGACGCGCCGATCTACGGCGCCGAGCACCTGCTGGACGTGGTAGCGCAATTCCTGCCGCCCGGCGCCGAAGGCCAGGCGGGCGAGCCCGGCGGCTGGCAGCGCGTGCTGCCCGCGCCCGTCGCAGATGCCGAGCCCGGCCCGGACCTGGCCGACGTCAAGGGCCAGGCCGCCGCCCGCCGCGCGCTGGAAATCGCCGCGGCCGGCGGCCATGGCCTGCTGCTGGCCGGCCCGCCCGGCTCGGGCAAGTCCATGCTGGCGCAGCGCTTTGCCTCCATCTTGCCGCCGATGACGGTGCAGGAGGCGCTCGAGAGTGCGGCAGTGGCCAGCCTGGCCGGGCGCTTCACGCCCGCGCGCTGGATGCGCCGGCCCACCGGCAGCCCGCACCACAGCGCCAGCGCGGTGGCGCTGGTGGGCGGCGGTTCGCCCCCGCGGCCGGGCGAGATATCGCTCGCGCACCACGGCGTGCTGTTTCTGGATGAATTCCCCGAGTTCGCGCGCAGCGCGCTCGAAGCCCTGCGCGAGCCGCTGGAGAGCGGCCACATCACCATCGCGCGCGCCGCGCAGCGCGCCGAATTCCCGGCGCGCTTTCAACTGGTCGCGGCCATGAACCCCTGCCCCTGCGGCTTTGCCGGCTCACGCCAGCGCGCCTGCCGCTGCACGCCCGAGCAGATCGCGCGCTACCAGGGCAAGCTCAGCGGCCCGCTGCTGGACCGCATAGACCTGCACGTGGAAGTGCCGCACCTGCCTGCCGAAGAGCTGCTGGGCGCGCCGCCGGGCGAGCCCAGCGCCGCAGTGCGCGCGCGCGTGGTGGCCGCGCGCGAGCGCGCCCTTGCACGCCAGGGCGGGCCCAACCAGACGCTGTCGGGCCAGGCGCTGCAGGATGCGGCCGGCCTGGACGAGGCCGCGAGCCGCTTCCTGCAAACCGCCGCCACCCGCCTGGCCTGGTCGGCGCGCGCGACCCACCGTGCGCTGAAAGTGGCGCGCACCATTGCCGACCTGGGCGGCTCGGAGCACGTGGGCCTGGCGCACGTGGGCGAAGCCATCCAGTACCGGCGTGTGCTGACGGCCAAGTAG
- a CDS encoding DUF305 domain-containing protein, which translates to MPQQSHQHSQESMDHGGHAHQRPYLMLWVNLALSLIVMYVVMFTMINGWADFHNNINMLYMAVTMWAPMGIFMLLTMGGMYSNRKANLVLYILFAVLTAASFWATRSQALVHDRQFILSMVPHHSGAILMCRKATLQDAELIALCRQIEAGQRSEIEQMQNILARLEAQGR; encoded by the coding sequence ATGCCCCAGCAGTCTCACCAGCATTCACAGGAATCCATGGATCACGGCGGGCATGCGCACCAGCGCCCCTATCTCATGCTGTGGGTCAATCTGGCCTTGAGCCTCATCGTCATGTATGTGGTGATGTTCACCATGATCAATGGCTGGGCAGACTTTCACAACAACATCAACATGCTGTACATGGCGGTGACGATGTGGGCGCCGATGGGCATCTTCATGCTGCTGACCATGGGCGGGATGTATTCCAATCGCAAGGCCAATCTGGTGCTGTACATACTGTTTGCGGTGCTGACGGCTGCCTCCTTCTGGGCCACGCGCTCGCAGGCGCTGGTGCACGACCGCCAGTTCATCCTGTCCATGGTTCCGCACCACTCTGGCGCGATACTCATGTGCCGCAAGGCGACGCTGCAAGACGCCGAGCTGATCGCGCTGTGCCGGCAGATCGAGGCCGGACAGCGCTCGGAGATCGAGCAGATGCAAAACATTCTTGCGCGGCTTGAGGCGCAAGGCCGCTGA
- a CDS encoding LrgB family protein gives MRLNAIWVYLADQPLLWLALTVTLFWLARRLYLAVGGLALCNPVLVSIAAIVGLLLLSGTDYQTYFDGAQFIHFLLGPATVALAVPLVQQLPVLRRSLAPLSLALLVGALTGILSTVALCWLLGVDARTLLALLPRSITTPIAMGVSEQIGASAELTVVFVVITGVLGAAFGVPLLGRLMRKDPVAGGFALGVTSHGIGTARAFEVNAQAGAFAGLGMGLNGALTAILIPLLVWLLGL, from the coding sequence ATGCGGCTGAACGCTATCTGGGTCTACCTGGCGGACCAGCCGCTGCTGTGGCTGGCGCTCACGGTCACGCTGTTCTGGCTGGCGCGGCGCCTGTACCTGGCTGTGGGCGGTCTGGCGCTGTGCAACCCGGTGCTGGTGTCGATTGCGGCCATCGTCGGGCTCTTGCTCTTGAGCGGCACCGACTACCAGACTTATTTTGACGGCGCGCAGTTCATCCACTTCCTGCTCGGGCCGGCGACCGTGGCGCTGGCCGTGCCGCTGGTGCAGCAGCTGCCGGTGCTCAGGCGTAGCCTGGCGCCGCTGTCGCTGGCGCTGCTGGTGGGCGCGCTCACGGGCATCTTGTCCACGGTGGCGCTGTGCTGGCTGCTCGGCGTGGATGCACGCACGCTGCTGGCATTGCTGCCGCGCTCCATCACCACGCCGATCGCGATGGGGGTGTCCGAGCAGATCGGCGCCAGCGCCGAACTGACCGTGGTGTTCGTGGTGATCACCGGCGTGCTGGGCGCGGCCTTCGGCGTGCCGCTGCTGGGCCGCCTGATGCGCAAGGACCCGGTCGCAGGAGGCTTCGCGCTGGGCGTGACCTCGCACGGCATAGGCACGGCGCGGGCGTTTGAAGTGAATGCACAAGCCGGTGCCTTTGCCGGCCTGGGCATGGGGCTCAATGGCGCCCTGACGGCAATCCTGATACCGCTGCTGGTGTGGCTGCTGGGGCTGTAG
- the glcF gene encoding glycolate oxidase subunit GlcF, giving the protein MQTHLSAEFAGTPEGEEAEAILRKCVHCGFCLATCPTYQLMGDELDSPRGRIYLMKQVLEGQEPTDKTQLHLDRCLTCRNCETTCPSGVEYGKLLDIGRRVVEEKVARKPADKALRWALAQGLPSPLFAPAMKLGQAVRGLLPERLREKVPPRSSAGAWPTAVHARKVLLLAGCVQPSMAPGINGATARVLDAAGIQTLVAPRAGCCGAVKFHLNDQAGGKDEMRANIDAWWPYLERGEVECIVMNASGCGVTVKEYGHLLRHDPEYAARAAKVSAATRDISELLPELAALLKGKLRAGERPYAWHPPCTLQHGQKLRGGVEAGLRALGFELRLAASEAHLCCGSAGTYSVLQPETAHQLRDRKLAQLAQSFADQPPQAILSANIGCITHLQNGTDIPVRHWIEVLDEALAP; this is encoded by the coding sequence ATGCAAACCCATTTGTCCGCCGAATTTGCCGGCACGCCCGAGGGCGAGGAAGCCGAAGCCATCCTGCGCAAGTGCGTGCACTGCGGCTTCTGCCTTGCTACCTGCCCGACCTACCAGCTCATGGGCGACGAGCTCGACAGCCCGCGCGGGCGCATCTATCTGATGAAGCAGGTGCTCGAAGGCCAGGAGCCGACGGACAAGACCCAGCTGCACCTGGACCGGTGCCTGACCTGCCGCAACTGCGAAACCACTTGTCCCAGCGGCGTGGAGTACGGCAAGCTGCTCGACATCGGCCGGCGCGTGGTCGAAGAGAAAGTGGCGCGCAAACCGGCGGACAAGGCGCTGCGCTGGGCGCTGGCCCAGGGCCTGCCCTCGCCGCTCTTTGCCCCGGCGATGAAGCTCGGGCAGGCGGTGCGCGGCCTCTTGCCCGAGCGCCTGCGCGAGAAAGTGCCGCCGCGTAGCAGCGCCGGCGCCTGGCCCACGGCGGTGCATGCGCGCAAGGTGCTGCTGCTGGCCGGCTGTGTGCAGCCGAGCATGGCGCCGGGCATCAACGGCGCCACCGCGCGCGTGCTCGATGCCGCAGGCATACAGACCCTGGTCGCGCCCAGGGCCGGCTGCTGCGGCGCGGTCAAATTCCACCTCAACGACCAGGCGGGCGGCAAGGACGAGATGCGTGCCAACATCGACGCCTGGTGGCCGTATCTGGAGCGCGGCGAGGTCGAATGCATCGTGATGAACGCCTCGGGCTGCGGCGTCACGGTCAAGGAATACGGGCATCTGTTGCGCCACGACCCCGAATACGCCGCCCGCGCCGCGAAGGTCAGCGCCGCCACGCGCGACATTTCAGAGCTGCTGCCCGAGCTGGCCGCGCTGCTCAAGGGCAAGCTGCGCGCGGGCGAGCGGCCTTATGCCTGGCACCCGCCGTGCACGCTGCAGCACGGCCAGAAGCTGCGCGGCGGCGTAGAGGCGGGTTTGCGCGCGCTCGGTTTCGAGCTGCGCCTGGCGGCCAGCGAGGCGCATCTGTGCTGCGGCTCGGCCGGCACTTATTCGGTGCTGCAGCCCGAGACCGCGCACCAGCTGCGTGACCGTAAACTCGCGCAGCTTGCGCAATCTTTCGCGGACCAGCCGCCGCAAGCCATTCTGTCTGCCAACATCGGCTGCATCACCCATTTGCAAAACGGCACCGACATCCCGGTGCGCCACTGGATAGAAGTGCTGGACGAAGCACTCGCGCCATGA
- a CDS encoding ATP-binding cassette domain-containing protein — MSLLQASGLRKSFGGVHAVQGVSLQLQAGELLALIGPNGAGKSTTFQLIGGQLRPDAGRVLLDGADITGLAARALARRGVGRTFQIAETLASFTALANVQMALLAHDGRWRGLWRGAGDYRRQDALALLAQVGMQAQAERPCSELAYGDVKRLELALALAGAPRLLLMDEPTAGMAPAERGALMQLVRSLARERRIGVLFTEHSMDVVFAHADRIAVMVRGELLAEGPPAVMRASRQVQQAYLGSGLQAPGSPPALPVAERHMERPPLLRVHNLHAWYGAAQALHGVSLAVRPGEVLALMGRNGAGKSTTLKAIAGLMARSSGSRHFMGEDIGRWSAHRIARAGLGYVPEERRIFGDLTVLENLETGRQRPRRWPGGAPLAPWTRQRLFALFPNLGEMPDRPGARMSGGEQQMLTVARTLMGQPYLVLLDEPSEGVAPLIVEQMARAVRELKAQGMGILLCEQNLAFAQSVADHVVVLEQGRVVHAGDMAGFMANAALRRQHLGL; from the coding sequence ATGAGCTTGCTCCAGGCCAGCGGGCTGCGCAAATCCTTCGGCGGCGTGCATGCGGTGCAAGGCGTGTCGCTGCAACTGCAGGCGGGCGAGCTGCTGGCCTTGATCGGCCCCAACGGCGCGGGCAAGAGCACCACCTTTCAGCTCATCGGCGGCCAGTTGCGCCCCGACGCGGGCCGTGTGCTGCTGGACGGCGCCGACATCACCGGCCTGGCCGCGCGCGCGCTGGCGCGCCGGGGCGTGGGCCGCACCTTTCAGATTGCCGAAACCCTCGCGAGCTTCACCGCCCTGGCCAACGTGCAAATGGCCTTGCTGGCGCACGACGGCCGCTGGCGTGGCCTGTGGCGCGGCGCGGGCGACTACCGCCGCCAGGACGCGCTGGCCCTGCTGGCCCAGGTGGGCATGCAAGCTCAGGCCGAGCGCCCCTGCAGCGAACTTGCCTATGGCGACGTCAAGCGCCTGGAGCTGGCCCTCGCGCTGGCGGGCGCGCCGCGCCTGCTGCTGATGGACGAGCCCACTGCCGGCATGGCCCCGGCCGAGCGCGGCGCGCTGATGCAGCTGGTGCGCAGTCTGGCGCGCGAGCGGCGCATCGGCGTGCTCTTCACCGAGCACAGCATGGACGTGGTCTTCGCCCATGCCGACCGCATCGCGGTGATGGTGCGCGGCGAGCTGCTCGCCGAAGGCCCGCCCGCCGTCATGCGCGCCAGCCGCCAGGTGCAGCAGGCCTACCTGGGCAGCGGCCTGCAAGCGCCCGGATCACCGCCCGCCCTGCCCGTGGCCGAACGGCACATGGAGCGCCCCCCGCTGCTGCGCGTGCACAACCTGCACGCCTGGTACGGCGCGGCGCAGGCGCTGCACGGCGTGTCGCTTGCGGTGCGCCCCGGCGAGGTGCTGGCGCTGATGGGGCGCAACGGCGCGGGCAAGTCCACCACGCTCAAGGCGATTGCCGGCCTGATGGCGCGCAGCAGCGGCAGCCGCCACTTCATGGGCGAGGACATCGGCCGCTGGAGCGCCCACCGCATCGCCCGCGCGGGCCTGGGCTACGTGCCCGAGGAGCGGCGCATCTTCGGCGACCTCACGGTGCTGGAAAACCTGGAAACCGGCCGCCAGAGACCGCGCCGCTGGCCCGGCGGCGCGCCGCTGGCGCCGTGGACGCGGCAGCGCCTGTTTGCGCTCTTTCCCAATCTGGGCGAAATGCCCGACCGCCCCGGCGCCCGCATGAGCGGCGGCGAGCAGCAGATGCTCACCGTGGCGCGCACGCTGATGGGCCAGCCCTATCTGGTGCTGCTCGACGAGCCCTCGGAAGGCGTGGCGCCCCTCATCGTCGAGCAGATGGCGCGCGCTGTGCGCGAGCTCAAGGCCCAGGGCATGGGCATTTTGCTGTGCGAACAAAACCTGGCCTTCGCCCAGAGCGTAGCCGACCACGTGGTAGTGCTGGAGCAGGGCCGCGTGGTGCACGCGGGCGACATGGCCGGCTTCATGGCGAACGCCGCGCTGCGCCGCCAGCACCTGGGCCTGTAG
- a CDS encoding tautomerase, with protein sequence MPYIQLDVTAHYAAPLKQRLAKALMASYAEIMATDLRRITVAIRELGEGGIWRTMQAGADPEPAAMLVLDIRRGRTPEQRLRVARALCAHCVEMLDIAPERLNVEFTQHAGDEMVHPALGGFSPEWQPGEL encoded by the coding sequence ATGCCCTACATCCAGCTTGACGTGACGGCCCACTATGCCGCGCCCCTGAAGCAGCGCCTGGCCAAGGCCTTGATGGCGAGTTACGCCGAAATCATGGCGACGGACCTGCGGCGCATTACCGTGGCGATCCGGGAGCTGGGCGAAGGCGGCATCTGGCGCACGATGCAAGCGGGCGCCGACCCCGAGCCGGCAGCGATGCTGGTGCTGGACATCCGGCGCGGGCGCACGCCCGAGCAGCGGTTGCGCGTGGCCCGCGCGCTGTGCGCCCATTGCGTCGAGATGCTGGACATCGCACCCGAGCGATTGAATGTGGAATTCACCCAGCACGCGGGCGACGAGATGGTGCATCCGGCGCTGGGCGGCTTCAGTCCCGAATGGCAACCGGGCGAGCTGTGA
- a CDS encoding glutathione S-transferase family protein produces MLLFDALSPAPRCLRMFLLEKGLTLPTQQVDVFAGDNRQPPYLAHNPAGQTPALLLDDGSCIAESVAIMEYLEELQPLPALIGRTPEERARTRQWQRRVELNITENIHNAFHWAEGAARFAGRIPVEPAAAPGLKRVAQDRLSWLDAMLPAGQPWLAGERLSIADIWLYVWLDFAQSVKQPFDRALSRIGPWFERVAARPSASASLHADCKPGGVRG; encoded by the coding sequence ATGCTGCTCTTTGACGCCCTCAGCCCCGCCCCGCGCTGCCTGCGCATGTTCCTGCTGGAAAAAGGCCTCACGCTGCCCACGCAGCAGGTCGACGTCTTCGCCGGCGACAACCGCCAGCCGCCCTACCTCGCGCACAACCCGGCGGGCCAGACGCCCGCGCTGCTGCTGGACGACGGTAGCTGCATCGCCGAATCGGTCGCCATCATGGAATACCTTGAAGAACTGCAGCCCCTGCCCGCGCTGATCGGCCGCACGCCTGAAGAGCGCGCCCGCACCCGCCAGTGGCAGCGCCGCGTGGAGCTGAACATCACCGAGAACATCCACAACGCCTTCCACTGGGCCGAAGGCGCGGCGCGCTTTGCCGGCCGCATCCCCGTCGAGCCCGCGGCCGCGCCCGGCCTCAAGCGCGTGGCACAGGATCGCCTCTCCTGGCTGGACGCCATGCTGCCCGCGGGCCAGCCCTGGCTTGCGGGCGAGCGCTTGAGCATCGCCGATATCTGGCTTTACGTCTGGCTGGACTTTGCCCAATCCGTCAAGCAGCCGTTTGACCGAGCGCTCTCGCGCATAGGCCCGTGGTTTGAGCGCGTGGCCGCAAGGCCTTCGGCCAGCGCCAGCCTGCATGCCGATTGCAAACCTGGCGGGGTGCGCGGCTAG
- the glcE gene encoding glycolate oxidase subunit GlcE: MSDVLAQIQHRVRQAHAQQTPLSIRGGGTKAFHPLGAPAPGQTLELRPLAGVIEHEPTELVITVRAGTRVDEVQALLARHGQCLAFEPPQFAPGGTVGGMVASGLSGPARASVGALRDFVLGVELLNGQGELLRFGGQVMKNVAGYDVSRLMAGSWGQLAVITEVSLKVLPVAPAEATLRFELDQAQALAQLHRWGGQPLPLNASCWVQDEGRGVLYVRLRGAQAAVRSACAQMGGERLHEVQGDWDACRDHSLPWFAARAPQHALWRLSLPQTAPVLALPPGVDAPLVEWHGGLRWVQAAESAGEALRAAARAAGGSACVFRAADADGTRARAVFDLESPSLQAIHHRLKQAFDPAGIFNTGRA; the protein is encoded by the coding sequence ATGTCCGACGTCCTCGCCCAAATTCAGCATCGCGTGCGCCAGGCGCATGCGCAGCAGACGCCGCTGTCCATCCGGGGCGGCGGCACCAAGGCGTTTCATCCGCTGGGCGCGCCCGCGCCGGGGCAGACGCTGGAGCTGCGCCCGCTGGCCGGCGTGATCGAGCACGAACCGACCGAGCTGGTGATCACCGTGCGCGCCGGCACGCGCGTCGACGAGGTGCAGGCGCTGCTCGCGCGCCATGGCCAGTGCCTGGCCTTCGAGCCGCCGCAGTTCGCGCCCGGCGGCACCGTCGGCGGCATGGTCGCCTCCGGCCTGTCGGGGCCTGCGCGCGCCAGCGTGGGCGCGCTGCGCGACTTCGTGCTGGGCGTGGAGCTGCTCAATGGCCAGGGGGAGCTGCTGCGCTTTGGCGGGCAGGTGATGAAAAACGTGGCGGGCTACGACGTCTCGCGCCTCATGGCCGGCAGTTGGGGGCAGCTCGCCGTGATCACCGAGGTGAGCCTGAAGGTACTGCCCGTAGCGCCTGCCGAGGCCACGCTGCGCTTTGAGCTGGACCAGGCGCAGGCGCTCGCGCAACTGCACCGCTGGGGCGGCCAGCCGCTGCCGCTGAACGCGAGTTGCTGGGTGCAGGACGAGGGGCGCGGTGTGCTGTATGTGCGCCTGCGCGGCGCGCAGGCGGCGGTGCGCTCGGCCTGCGCGCAGATGGGCGGCGAGCGCCTGCATGAGGTGCAGGGCGACTGGGACGCCTGCCGCGACCACAGCCTGCCCTGGTTTGCCGCGCGCGCGCCGCAGCACGCGCTGTGGCGACTGTCGCTGCCGCAAACCGCGCCGGTGCTGGCACTGCCGCCGGGTGTGGACGCGCCGCTGGTCGAATGGCATGGCGGCCTGCGCTGGGTGCAGGCAGCGGAATCGGCCGGCGAAGCCTTGCGCGCTGCGGCACGTGCAGCCGGCGGAAGCGCTTGTGTTTTCAGAGCTGCTGACGCAGACGGTACAAGGGCTAGAGCCGTATTTGATCTGGAAAGTCCGAGCCTGCAAGCCATCCATCACCGGCTCAAGCAGGCCTTCGACCCGGCGGGCATATTCAACACCGGGAGGGCCTGA
- a CDS encoding ammonium transporter — MSSPHSPADVLFILLGAIMILAMHAGFAFLELGTVRAKNQVNALVKILVDFAVSTLAYFFIGYGIAYRVHFFSGARVLAEHHGYDLTRFFFLLTFAAAVPAIVSGGIAERARFAPQLAATFVIVGFVYPFFEGIAWNGSFGLQAWLAAHLGAPFHDFAGSVVVHAVGGWIALMAVLQLGARRGHYGHDGGVTAHPPSSIPFLALGAWILIVGWFGFNVMSAQTLERITGLVAINSLMAMVGGTLAAVLAGRNDPGFAHNGPLAGLVAICASSDVVHPLAALAIGAVAGVLFVRLFTWTQNRWKVDDVLGVWPLHGLCGTWGGIACGIFGQTALGGLGGVSFWSQCLGTFAGVGVALLGGFAVYGTLRRAVGLRLSREEEFLGADLAVHRISASADLVRP, encoded by the coding sequence ATGTCCTCTCCGCACTCTCCTGCCGACGTCTTGTTCATCCTGCTGGGCGCCATCATGATTCTGGCGATGCACGCCGGCTTTGCCTTTCTGGAGCTGGGGACGGTGCGCGCGAAGAACCAGGTGAATGCGCTGGTCAAGATCCTGGTGGATTTCGCGGTGTCCACGCTGGCCTACTTCTTCATCGGCTACGGCATCGCCTACCGGGTGCACTTCTTCAGCGGCGCGCGGGTGCTGGCCGAGCACCATGGCTACGACCTCACGCGTTTCTTCTTCCTGCTGACCTTTGCGGCGGCGGTGCCGGCCATCGTCTCGGGCGGGATTGCGGAGCGCGCGCGCTTTGCGCCGCAACTGGCGGCTACTTTCGTCATCGTCGGCTTCGTCTATCCCTTCTTCGAGGGCATCGCCTGGAATGGCAGCTTCGGCCTGCAGGCATGGCTTGCAGCCCATCTGGGGGCGCCGTTTCACGACTTTGCCGGCTCGGTCGTGGTGCATGCGGTCGGCGGCTGGATTGCGCTGATGGCGGTGCTGCAGCTGGGCGCGCGCCGCGGCCATTACGGGCACGACGGCGGGGTGACGGCGCACCCGCCGTCCAGCATCCCCTTCCTGGCGCTGGGCGCATGGATCCTGATCGTGGGCTGGTTCGGCTTCAACGTGATGAGCGCGCAAACGCTCGAGCGCATCACAGGTCTTGTCGCGATCAACTCGCTGATGGCCATGGTGGGCGGGACGCTGGCGGCGGTGCTTGCCGGGCGCAACGACCCGGGCTTTGCACACAACGGCCCGCTGGCCGGCCTGGTGGCGATCTGCGCCAGCTCCGACGTCGTGCATCCGCTGGCGGCGCTGGCGATAGGCGCGGTAGCGGGCGTGCTCTTCGTGCGCCTGTTCACCTGGACGCAAAACCGCTGGAAGGTGGACGACGTGCTCGGCGTGTGGCCGCTGCACGGGCTGTGCGGCACCTGGGGCGGCATTGCCTGCGGCATCTTCGGCCAGACGGCGCTCGGCGGCCTCGGCGGGGTGAGCTTCTGGAGCCAATGCCTGGGCACCTTCGCAGGCGTGGGCGTGGCCTTGCTCGGCGGTTTTGCGGTGTATGGCACGCTGCGCCGTGCGGTCGGCCTGCGCCTGAGCCGCGAAGAGGAGTTCCTCGGGGCCGATCTTGCAGTACACCGCATCAGCGCCAGCGCCGACCTGGTGCGGCCTTGA
- a CDS encoding CidA/LrgA family protein: MIGAIAALLLMQLAGTLLVQFLRLPLPGPVLGMFLLFALLAWRRQVPEALSRTAQTLLENLSLLFVPAGVGIIAHWHEVAGQAGRIAVVLVLGAAITLAATAWTLHWLLARARTRGLQD, encoded by the coding sequence ATGATCGGAGCGATTGCAGCGCTGCTCCTGATGCAGCTGGCGGGCACCTTGCTGGTGCAGTTTCTGCGCCTGCCGCTGCCGGGGCCGGTGCTCGGCATGTTCCTGCTGTTCGCCTTGCTGGCGTGGCGTCGCCAGGTGCCCGAGGCGCTGTCGCGCACCGCGCAGACGCTGCTGGAAAACCTCTCTCTGCTGTTCGTGCCCGCCGGCGTGGGCATCATCGCCCACTGGCACGAAGTCGCGGGCCAGGCCGGGCGCATTGCCGTGGTGCTGGTGCTGGGCGCGGCGATCACGCTGGCGGCGACCGCTTGGACGCTGCACTGGCTGCTCGCGCGCGCCCGCACGCGCGGCCTGCAGGACTGA